The following are from one region of the Sulfurimicrobium lacus genome:
- a CDS encoding sensor histidine kinase, which translates to MIAAFWSRLPLVARLLTTANFALLVAGTAMLFVSARQEARDARDDLKTELAQELETLPATLAEVVVIGDFASLQQDLERYVTRPRVASVQFVDPTGKSLQSSDKPLVAIAPDWFSATLGFQDASGKAKVTVGGHDYGSIFITLSARGLANRSWQRLMDLLGILLLALSVDFIGIWLVLRGGLAPLKRLESGAESIASGNLETRLAIEGSPELRHLIGTFNRMTAATQLAQERLRLANADLTRFAEISAHHLMEPTRRFTSYTQRLRARLAVLPDRLDDEEVRTSLHYLERDAERLRGLVRDIQLYLAAGEARGEVRTEDANAVLATLRQRLKKQLAETGASLEVDALPPAVLDRPRLMDLFAVLLDNALQHGQPADSSVPPQIRISGERDGDLTRFRVSDNGPGIPAEYRERVFEIFERLNIAGGKSGTGIGLSIARRIVESRHGRIWIENLEQGGAMVAFELPDGE; encoded by the coding sequence ATGATCGCCGCCTTCTGGAGCCGCCTGCCTTTAGTCGCGCGCCTGCTGACGACGGCGAACTTTGCACTGCTGGTGGCGGGAACTGCGATGCTCTTCGTATCCGCCCGCCAGGAAGCGCGTGACGCCCGTGACGACCTGAAAACAGAACTGGCCCAGGAACTGGAAACACTGCCTGCGACACTGGCCGAAGTGGTGGTGATCGGAGACTTCGCCAGCCTGCAGCAAGACCTTGAGCGCTATGTCACCCGCCCGCGCGTGGCCAGCGTGCAATTTGTCGACCCCACCGGCAAATCCCTGCAAAGCAGCGACAAACCGCTGGTCGCCATCGCACCTGACTGGTTCTCCGCAACGCTGGGGTTTCAAGACGCCTCCGGCAAAGCCAAGGTAACGGTCGGCGGGCACGATTACGGTTCAATATTCATCACGCTGAGCGCACGCGGCCTGGCCAACCGTTCCTGGCAGAGACTCATGGACCTCCTGGGCATCCTGCTGCTGGCCCTCAGCGTGGACTTCATCGGCATCTGGCTGGTCTTGCGCGGCGGTCTGGCACCGCTCAAACGCCTTGAAAGCGGCGCCGAGTCCATCGCCAGCGGGAACCTGGAAACGCGGCTGGCGATCGAGGGCAGCCCGGAATTGCGCCACCTGATCGGCACCTTCAACCGCATGACCGCGGCCACCCAGCTCGCTCAGGAACGCCTGCGCCTGGCCAATGCCGACCTGACCCGCTTCGCCGAAATATCCGCCCACCACCTGATGGAACCGACGCGCCGCTTCACCAGCTACACCCAGCGCCTGCGCGCGCGCCTGGCCGTATTACCCGACCGACTCGATGATGAAGAAGTGCGCACCTCGCTCCACTATCTCGAGCGCGACGCCGAGCGCTTGCGCGGCCTGGTGCGCGATATCCAGCTCTATCTCGCAGCGGGCGAGGCGCGCGGGGAAGTGCGCACGGAAGATGCCAATGCCGTACTGGCGACGCTGCGCCAGCGCCTGAAAAAGCAATTGGCGGAAACGGGGGCAAGCCTCGAAGTCGATGCGCTGCCGCCTGCCGTTCTCGACCGCCCGCGCCTGATGGATTTGTTTGCCGTGCTGCTGGATAATGCACTGCAGCATGGCCAGCCCGCTGACTCATCCGTCCCGCCGCAGATCCGCATCAGCGGAGAGCGGGATGGCGACCTTACACGCTTCCGCGTCAGCGACAACGGCCCCGGCATCCCGGCGGAATACCGCGAGCGGGTGTTCGAGATTTTCGAACGGCTAAATATTGCTGGCGGCAAAAGCGGCACCGGAATTGGCCTGTCGATCGCCCGGCGTATCGTCGAAAGCCGCCACGGCAGAATCTGGATTGAAAATTTAGAGCAGGGTGGCGCCATGGTAGCTTTCGAACTGCCTGATGGAGAATGA
- a CDS encoding phosphate/phosphite/phosphonate ABC transporter substrate-binding protein, translating into MNPDSRLKCLALALTACLGLFALTPASAAEAPATYSFGVLSQRSPVLTAEYWNPILDYVSRKTGANLALKVARTAPESNDAMEKGEYDFVYSNTIFQPKMAKADYQVILRPQDEAITGQIVTLADSPVRKLKDLEGKEVGFPSLAAFVGYAVPMDQLLHQGVHVTPVFGGNQEGIIAQLKAGKVIAAGVNNQVMRAFASRENVQYRVLWESSGFLNIPIAAHPRVPKKVVEEVRRVLDDMDRNPEGLRILEASAGIVGQKPPYGFRASSPADYRSYSDFYRTTLVKDIK; encoded by the coding sequence TAAATGCCTGGCACTTGCCCTGACTGCCTGTCTCGGCCTTTTTGCCCTGACGCCTGCATCCGCCGCCGAGGCGCCCGCCACTTACTCCTTCGGCGTGCTCTCGCAGCGCAGCCCGGTGCTCACCGCCGAGTACTGGAACCCGATCCTGGACTACGTCTCGCGCAAGACGGGGGCCAATCTCGCGCTCAAGGTGGCGCGCACCGCGCCGGAGTCCAACGACGCCATGGAAAAAGGCGAATACGACTTCGTCTACTCCAACACCATTTTTCAACCCAAGATGGCCAAGGCCGATTACCAGGTGATCCTGCGCCCGCAGGACGAAGCCATTACCGGCCAGATCGTGACCCTGGCCGATTCGCCCGTGCGCAAGCTCAAGGACCTGGAGGGCAAGGAAGTGGGCTTCCCCTCGCTGGCCGCTTTCGTCGGCTATGCAGTGCCGATGGACCAGTTGCTGCACCAGGGCGTACACGTCACCCCGGTGTTCGGCGGCAACCAGGAAGGCATCATCGCCCAGCTCAAAGCAGGCAAGGTGATCGCTGCGGGGGTGAACAACCAGGTGATGCGCGCATTCGCCAGCCGCGAAAACGTGCAATATCGCGTGCTGTGGGAATCGAGTGGATTTCTCAACATCCCCATCGCCGCGCACCCCCGCGTGCCGAAGAAAGTAGTCGAAGAAGTGCGGCGCGTGCTGGACGACATGGATCGCAACCCCGAGGGTTTGAGAATTCTCGAAGCCAGCGCCGGAATCGTCGGCCAGAAACCGCCCTACGGCTTCCGCGCCTCCTCGCCGGCGGACTACCGCAGTTATAGCGATTTCTACCGCACCACCCTGGTCAAGGACATCAAATGA